From Lysobacter silvisoli, the proteins below share one genomic window:
- a CDS encoding methylthioribulose 1-phosphate dehydratase produces MSAPLPYDPQRLAHCAGEIIVNVRELSARGWTPATSSNFSRRIDAQHAAITVSGRDKGRLTEADIMVVDLKGEPVATHHRPSAETLLHTQLYQRYPEVGCVLHTHSQTQTVASRLYAGAGHVHLEGYELLKAFTGNTTHETSLELPVLPNTQDMPTLAAQVDALLDHQPMWGYLIDGHGLYAWGRDMPEARRHLEAFEFLLGCELELRRLQR; encoded by the coding sequence ATGAGCGCCCCCCTGCCCTACGACCCCCAACGCCTGGCGCATTGCGCCGGCGAGATCATCGTCAACGTCCGCGAGCTGTCCGCGCGCGGCTGGACGCCCGCCACCAGCAGCAACTTCTCGCGCCGCATCGACGCCCAGCACGCCGCCATCACCGTCTCCGGCCGCGACAAGGGCCGGCTGACCGAGGCCGACATCATGGTCGTCGACCTGAAGGGCGAGCCGGTGGCCACCCACCACCGCCCCTCGGCCGAGACCCTGCTGCACACCCAGCTGTACCAGCGCTACCCCGAGGTCGGCTGCGTCCTGCACACCCATTCGCAGACCCAGACCGTGGCCTCGCGCCTGTACGCCGGCGCCGGCCACGTGCACCTGGAAGGCTACGAGCTCTTGAAAGCCTTCACCGGCAACACCACCCACGAGACCAGCCTGGAACTGCCGGTGCTGCCCAACACCCAGGACATGCCCACCCTGGCGGCCCAGGTCGACGCCCTGCTCGACCACCAGCCGATGTGGGGCTACCTGATCGACGGCCACGGCCTGTACGCCTGGGGCCGCGACATGCCCGAGGCCCGGCGCCACCTGGAAGCGTTCGAGTTCCTGCTCGGGTGCGAACTGGAATTGAGGAGACTGCAGCGATGA
- a CDS encoding amino acid permease, translating into MKQLWATKHPHAAHADAEGLSLHRTLGPWGLTALGIGAVIGGGIFVITGQAAADHAGPAIMLSFVLAAICCTFCALAYAEFAAMVPVSGSAYSYTYATLGELAAWFIGWMLVLEYGVSASAVAVSWTGYFLSLLDHFDIHLPQALVSAPLDAQLRPTGAIANLPAAAIVLLLTWLCYVGIRKSSAMNMAMVVLKTGLIVLVIVAGWKYVDPANWQPFIPSNEGPGKYGFEGVLRGAALVFFAYIGFEAVSVAAQESHKPQRDLPIGMLLSLAICTVLYIAMAAVMTGLVPYTQLGTDEPVVTAVAAHPQLGWLRVVVEIGALIGLSSVVLVMIIGQPRIFMIMGRDGLLPPVFTKIHPVYRTPHINTVITGIGIAVLAALFPLDVLGELTSMGTLIAFAAVCAGVLILRRTQPDLPRPFKIPFAWVVCLAGIFSCLALLSTMTAHNWFLMVVWTAVGFLVYFLYGIRHSRLRQRG; encoded by the coding sequence ATGAAACAACTCTGGGCGACCAAACACCCGCACGCCGCGCACGCCGACGCCGAAGGCCTGAGCCTGCACCGCACCCTGGGCCCCTGGGGCCTGACCGCGCTGGGCATCGGCGCGGTGATCGGCGGCGGCATCTTCGTCATCACCGGCCAGGCCGCGGCCGACCACGCCGGCCCGGCGATCATGCTCTCGTTCGTGCTGGCCGCGATCTGCTGCACCTTCTGCGCGCTGGCCTACGCCGAATTCGCGGCCATGGTGCCGGTGTCGGGCAGCGCCTATTCCTACACCTACGCCACCCTGGGCGAGCTGGCGGCCTGGTTCATCGGCTGGATGCTGGTCCTGGAATACGGCGTATCGGCGTCCGCGGTCGCGGTCAGCTGGACCGGCTACTTCCTCAGCCTGCTCGATCATTTCGACATCCACCTGCCCCAGGCCCTGGTCAGCGCGCCGCTGGACGCGCAGCTGCGGCCCACCGGCGCCATCGCCAACCTGCCCGCGGCGGCGATCGTGCTGCTGCTGACCTGGCTGTGCTACGTCGGCATCCGCAAGTCCTCGGCCATGAACATGGCCATGGTCGTGCTCAAGACCGGCTTGATCGTGCTGGTGATCGTCGCCGGCTGGAAGTACGTGGACCCGGCCAACTGGCAGCCCTTCATTCCCAGCAACGAAGGCCCGGGCAAGTACGGCTTCGAGGGCGTGCTGCGCGGCGCGGCGCTGGTGTTCTTCGCCTACATCGGCTTCGAGGCGGTGTCGGTGGCGGCGCAGGAATCGCACAAGCCGCAGCGCGACCTGCCCATCGGCATGCTGCTGTCGCTGGCCATCTGCACCGTGCTCTACATCGCCATGGCCGCGGTCATGACCGGCCTGGTGCCCTACACCCAGTTGGGCACCGACGAGCCGGTGGTGACCGCCGTGGCCGCGCACCCGCAACTGGGCTGGCTGCGCGTGGTGGTGGAAATCGGCGCGCTGATCGGCTTGTCGTCGGTGGTGCTGGTGATGATCATCGGCCAGCCGCGCATCTTCATGATCATGGGCCGCGACGGCCTGCTGCCGCCGGTGTTCACCAAGATCCACCCGGTCTACCGCACCCCGCACATCAACACCGTCATCACCGGCATCGGCATCGCCGTGCTGGCCGCGTTGTTCCCGCTGGACGTGCTGGGCGAGCTGACCTCGATGGGTACCCTGATCGCCTTCGCCGCGGTCTGCGCGGGCGTGCTGATCCTGCGCCGCACCCAGCCCGACCTGCCGCGCCCGTTCAAGATCCCGTTCGCGTGGGTGGTCTGCCTGGCCGGCATCTTCAGCTGCCTGGCGCTGCTGTCGACCATGACCGCGCACAACTGGTTCCTAATGGTGGTGTGGACCGCGGTCGGCTTCCTGGTCTATTTCCTGTACGGCATCCGCCACAGCCGCCTGCGCCAGCGCGGCTGA
- a CDS encoding amino acid permease — MSKGLFITKPVQAAPHVDAGEPVEGSLKGEATLKRSLTSTQLVMLGIGAVIGAGIFVLSGHAAANHAGPAVILSFIIAGVACALAGLCYAEFAAMLPVSGSAYSYSYATLGEFVAWFIGWNLVLEYMFAASTVAVGWSGYLNSFLEHFGLALPASLAAAPLNVVDGAIVYTGGLVNLPAVAIIAAISGLCYVGITQSAFVNSIIVAIKIVVIAMFVAFAAKYVQPDNWTPFIPENQGPGKYGIDGVIRGASVVFFAYIGFDAVSTAAGEAKNPQRDMPIGILGSLVICTIIYIIVAAVLTGLLPYTQLGTPKPVATALETYPALSWLKMVVEIGAIAGLSSVILVMLMGQPRIFYTMSQDGLLPKFFAKVHPKFQTPYIGTVIVGVFAAVLAGFLPIGLLGEMVSMGTLLAFATVCIGVLILRSTRPDLPRPFRVPMAVIVCPLGALICLYLFSKPFAEHWKVMTTWTALGLLIYFVYGYRNSKLRKAG; from the coding sequence ATGTCTAAGGGCCTATTCATCACCAAGCCGGTGCAAGCTGCGCCGCATGTCGACGCCGGCGAGCCGGTCGAGGGCAGCCTGAAAGGCGAAGCGACCCTCAAGCGATCGCTGACATCGACCCAACTGGTGATGCTGGGCATCGGCGCGGTCATCGGCGCCGGCATCTTCGTGCTCTCCGGCCATGCCGCGGCCAATCACGCCGGTCCGGCGGTGATCCTGAGCTTCATCATCGCCGGCGTGGCCTGCGCCCTGGCGGGCCTGTGCTACGCCGAATTCGCGGCCATGCTGCCGGTCTCGGGCAGCGCCTACTCCTACTCCTACGCCACCCTGGGCGAGTTCGTCGCCTGGTTCATCGGCTGGAACCTGGTGCTGGAATACATGTTCGCCGCCTCCACCGTCGCGGTGGGCTGGTCGGGCTACCTCAACAGCTTCCTCGAACACTTCGGATTAGCGCTACCCGCATCGCTAGCCGCGGCACCGCTCAACGTGGTCGACGGCGCCATCGTCTACACCGGCGGTCTGGTCAACCTGCCGGCGGTGGCGATCATCGCCGCCATCAGCGGCCTGTGCTACGTGGGCATCACCCAGTCGGCGTTCGTGAACTCGATCATCGTCGCGATCAAGATCGTGGTGATCGCCATGTTCGTGGCCTTCGCCGCCAAGTACGTGCAGCCGGACAACTGGACCCCGTTCATCCCCGAGAACCAGGGCCCCGGCAAGTACGGCATCGACGGCGTGATCCGCGGCGCCTCGGTGGTGTTCTTCGCCTACATCGGCTTCGACGCGGTCTCCACCGCCGCCGGCGAGGCCAAGAACCCGCAGCGCGACATGCCCATCGGCATCCTCGGCTCGCTGGTGATCTGCACCATCATCTACATCATCGTCGCCGCCGTGCTGACCGGCCTGCTGCCCTACACCCAGCTGGGCACGCCCAAGCCGGTGGCCACCGCGCTGGAAACCTACCCGGCCCTGAGCTGGCTGAAGATGGTGGTCGAAATCGGCGCCATCGCCGGCCTGAGCTCGGTGATCCTGGTCATGCTCATGGGCCAGCCGCGCATCTTCTACACCATGTCGCAGGACGGCCTGCTGCCGAAGTTCTTCGCCAAGGTCCACCCCAAGTTCCAGACCCCGTACATCGGCACCGTCATCGTCGGCGTGTTCGCCGCGGTGCTGGCCGGTTTCCTGCCGATCGGCCTGCTCGGCGAAATGGTCTCGATGGGCACCCTGCTCGCCTTCGCCACCGTCTGCATCGGCGTGCTGATCCTGCGCAGCACCCGCCCGGACCTGCCGCGTCCGTTCCGCGTGCCGATGGCGGTCATCGTCTGCCCGCTGGGCGCGCTGATCTGCCTGTACCTGTTCTCCAAGCCGTTCGCCGAGCACTGGAAGGTGATGACCACCTGGACCGCGCTGGGCCTGCTGATCTACTTCGTCTACGGCTACCGCAACAGCAAGCTGCGCAAGGCGGGCTGA
- a CDS encoding NUDIX hydrolase, which yields MRHSDPYVELRSSLIDYARRWPDEAERTQPFLDLLDDAEDPFRRERLAGHYTGGCWLVDRAGERVLLTHHRKLGRWLQLGGHADGDRDLARVTLREAEEESGLGDLSVDPVPFDLDRHWIPERGEVPGHWHYDVRYVVRALGSEDYVVSEESLDLAWRRIDELLTDPGSDESMQRMARKWLSRESAA from the coding sequence GTGAGACATTCAGACCCCTACGTCGAACTTCGTTCCAGTCTCATCGACTATGCGCGGCGCTGGCCCGACGAGGCCGAACGCACCCAGCCCTTCCTGGACCTGCTGGACGACGCCGAAGACCCGTTCCGGCGCGAACGCCTGGCCGGCCACTACACCGGCGGCTGCTGGCTGGTGGACCGCGCCGGCGAGCGCGTGCTGCTGACCCACCACCGCAAGCTCGGCCGCTGGCTGCAGCTGGGCGGCCACGCCGACGGCGACCGCGATCTGGCGCGGGTGACGCTGCGCGAGGCGGAGGAGGAATCGGGGCTGGGCGATCTGAGCGTGGACCCGGTGCCGTTCGATCTGGACCGGCATTGGATCCCCGAGCGCGGCGAGGTGCCGGGGCATTGGCATTACGACGTGCGCTATGTGGTGCGGGCGCTGGGCAGCGAGGACTACGTGGTCAGCGAGGAGTCGCTGGATTTGGCCTGGCGGCGGATCGACGAGTTGCTGACCGATCCGGGCAGCGACGAGTCGATGCAGCGCATGGCGCGCAAGTGGCTGTCGCGCGAAAGCGCCGCCTAG
- a CDS encoding phosphocholine-specific phospholipase C has product MVSDSRRDFLKFAGAAASLAMLPPGIRAALATPAARVTGTIQDVQHVVILMQENRSFDHYLGALRGVRGFDDPRPISLPGGATVWRQPKSNGQTVLPFRLSTDSTAAQCLADIDHSWKGSHTRWKDYNAWIATKGPMCMGHFTRADLPYYYALADAFTVCDAYYCSHHGPTNPNRMHLFAGTSGMTVGDYGAQAVNNADDGNWTADMSKDKATFAGHRWTTYAERLQNAGIGWRVYQEYDNYGDNSLPYFANFRNLDRNSELYKRGRAWVEGSNAGNASSARGEHLIAAFAKDVREGTLPAVSWIVPSYIMSEHPAAPPAYGESLTSRLLDALVANPAVWSKTVFIINYDENGGFFDHLPPPLPPINSGLGKSTVDTATENYNGVPVGLGIRVPMFVVSPWSKGGWVNSQVFDHTSVLRFLEARFGVAEPNISAWRRAVAGDLSTALDFAGADPVWPALPDTSGHMARADQTCKLPVPTAPKQPQMPRQESGQRPARALPYELHTHGRIEASSGRYWLDFANTGVAGVGYTVYAANRSDGPWFYTLTPGTELSDYWSAKTYSQGKYDLAVHGPNGYLRAFKGDLLKATAAGGANPELRVEYDVANERLLLRLRNTGTGACRVTLRPNHYSSAAPRSYPLAAGATVDDTWTLAASAHWYDFSLTSDHDSTYLRRCAGHMETGRPSVSDPAIGA; this is encoded by the coding sequence ATGGTTTCCGATTCCCGTCGCGATTTCCTCAAGTTCGCCGGCGCCGCCGCCTCGCTGGCGATGCTGCCGCCCGGCATCCGCGCCGCCCTGGCCACGCCGGCCGCGCGCGTCACCGGCACCATCCAGGACGTGCAGCACGTGGTGATCCTGATGCAGGAGAACCGCTCCTTCGACCACTACCTGGGCGCGCTGCGCGGCGTGCGCGGTTTCGACGATCCGCGCCCGATCTCGCTGCCCGGCGGCGCCACGGTCTGGCGCCAGCCCAAGAGCAACGGCCAGACCGTGCTGCCGTTCCGCCTGAGCACCGATAGCACCGCCGCGCAGTGCCTGGCCGACATCGATCACAGCTGGAAGGGCTCGCACACGCGCTGGAAGGACTACAACGCCTGGATCGCGACCAAGGGCCCGATGTGCATGGGCCACTTCACCCGCGCCGACCTGCCCTACTACTACGCCCTGGCCGACGCGTTCACCGTCTGCGACGCCTACTACTGCTCGCACCACGGCCCCACCAATCCCAACCGCATGCACCTGTTCGCCGGCACCAGCGGCATGACCGTGGGCGATTACGGCGCCCAGGCGGTGAACAACGCCGACGACGGCAACTGGACGGCGGACATGTCCAAGGACAAGGCGACTTTCGCCGGCCACCGTTGGACCACCTACGCCGAGCGTTTGCAGAACGCCGGCATCGGCTGGCGCGTGTACCAGGAATACGACAACTACGGCGACAACTCGCTGCCGTACTTCGCCAACTTCCGCAACTTGGACCGCAATTCCGAGCTGTACAAGCGCGGTCGCGCCTGGGTCGAGGGCTCCAACGCCGGCAACGCCAGCAGCGCGCGCGGCGAACACCTGATCGCCGCCTTCGCCAAGGACGTGCGCGAGGGCACCTTGCCGGCGGTGTCGTGGATCGTGCCGTCCTACATCATGAGCGAGCACCCCGCCGCGCCGCCAGCCTACGGCGAATCGCTGACCTCGCGCCTGCTCGACGCGCTGGTGGCCAACCCGGCGGTGTGGTCCAAGACCGTATTCATCATCAACTACGACGAGAACGGCGGCTTCTTCGATCACCTGCCGCCGCCGCTGCCGCCGATCAATTCCGGCCTGGGCAAGAGCACGGTGGACACCGCCACCGAGAACTACAACGGCGTGCCGGTGGGCCTGGGCATCCGCGTGCCGATGTTCGTGGTCTCGCCCTGGAGCAAGGGCGGCTGGGTCAACTCGCAGGTGTTCGACCACACCTCGGTGCTGCGTTTCCTGGAAGCGCGCTTCGGCGTGGCCGAACCCAACATCAGCGCCTGGCGCCGCGCCGTGGCCGGCGACCTCAGCACCGCGCTGGACTTCGCCGGCGCCGATCCGGTGTGGCCGGCGCTGCCCGACACCAGCGGACACATGGCCCGCGCCGACCAGACCTGCAAGCTGCCGGTGCCCACTGCGCCCAAGCAGCCGCAGATGCCGCGCCAGGAATCGGGCCAGCGTCCCGCGCGCGCGCTGCCGTACGAGCTGCATACGCACGGCCGCATCGAAGCCTCCAGCGGCCGTTACTGGCTGGACTTCGCCAACACCGGCGTCGCCGGCGTGGGTTACACCGTCTACGCCGCCAACCGCAGCGACGGCCCCTGGTTCTACACCCTGACCCCGGGCACCGAACTGTCGGACTACTGGAGCGCCAAGACCTACAGCCAGGGCAAGTACGACCTCGCCGTGCACGGCCCCAATGGCTACCTGCGCGCCTTCAAGGGCGACCTGCTCAAGGCCACCGCGGCCGGCGGCGCCAACCCGGAACTGCGGGTGGAATACGACGTGGCCAACGAACGCCTGCTGCTGCGCCTGCGCAACACCGGCACCGGCGCCTGCCGCGTGACCCTGCGCCCCAACCACTACAGCAGCGCCGCGCCGCGCAGCTACCCGCTGGCCGCCGGCGCGACGGTGGACGACACCTGGACCTTGGCGGCCAGCGCGCACTGGTACGACTTCAGCCTGACCTCCGACCACGACAGCACCTACCTGCGCCGCTGCGCCGGGCATATGGAGACGGGGCGGCCGAGCGTGAGCGATCCGGCGATCGGGGCTTGA
- the yeiP gene encoding elongation factor P-like protein YeiP, which translates to MKAYDVKKGNVVEHNNTVYQVRDIERSSPQGRGGNVKYRFTMYSVPGGIKFDLSVGGDDELKEVELSRRQATYSYKDGDAFVFLDDEDYTPYTLDADVVGDAAGYIVDDLSGCYVQIIDDQPVALQLPASVALEVIETPPELKGGTATKRPKPAKLSTGIEIMVPEYIGTGERVLVNTATGEFAGRAD; encoded by the coding sequence ATGAAGGCTTACGACGTCAAGAAAGGCAACGTGGTCGAGCACAACAACACCGTCTACCAGGTGCGCGACATCGAACGCAGCTCGCCGCAGGGCCGCGGCGGCAACGTGAAGTACCGCTTCACCATGTACTCGGTGCCCGGCGGCATCAAGTTCGACCTCAGCGTCGGCGGCGACGACGAGCTCAAGGAAGTCGAACTCAGCCGCCGCCAGGCCACCTACTCGTACAAGGACGGCGACGCCTTCGTGTTCCTGGACGACGAGGACTACACCCCCTACACCCTGGACGCGGACGTGGTCGGCGATGCCGCCGGCTACATCGTCGACGACCTGTCGGGCTGCTACGTGCAGATCATCGACGACCAGCCGGTGGCGCTGCAGCTGCCCGCCAGCGTGGCCCTGGAAGTGATCGAGACCCCGCCGGAACTCAAGGGCGGCACCGCCACCAAGCGTCCCAAGCCGGCCAAGCTGTCCACCGGCATCGAGATCATGGTGCCCGAGTACATCGGCACCGGCGAACGCGTGCTGGTCAACACCGCTACCGGCGAATTCGCGGGTCGCGCGGACTGA
- a CDS encoding SDR family NAD(P)-dependent oxidoreductase: MQLNQTLAVITGGVSGLGLAVARHLVAHGGKVALFDVNDDKGAAAVAELGEAKARYFRTDVTDEAGVAANVAAVREFLGGLNAAINCAGILGAGRVLGKDAAMPLSQFQTTVMVNLVGSFNVAKAAAALMQHNDAGEDGERGVIVNTASVAAYEGQIGQAAYSASKGGVVGMTLPMARELSRFGIRVMTVAPGIFWTPMVDGMPESVQQSLSASIPFPSRLGRPEEFADLVAYILGNRYLNGETIRLDGATRLAPK; the protein is encoded by the coding sequence ATGCAACTCAATCAGACCCTGGCCGTGATCACCGGCGGCGTTTCCGGCCTCGGCCTGGCCGTGGCCCGCCATCTCGTCGCCCACGGCGGCAAGGTCGCCCTGTTCGACGTCAACGACGACAAGGGCGCCGCCGCGGTGGCCGAACTGGGCGAGGCCAAGGCCCGCTACTTCCGCACCGACGTCACCGACGAGGCCGGCGTGGCCGCCAACGTCGCCGCCGTGCGCGAGTTCCTCGGCGGCCTCAACGCCGCGATCAACTGCGCCGGCATCCTCGGCGCCGGCCGCGTGCTGGGCAAGGACGCGGCCATGCCGCTGTCGCAGTTCCAGACCACGGTGATGGTCAACCTGGTGGGCAGCTTCAACGTCGCCAAGGCCGCCGCCGCGCTGATGCAGCACAACGACGCGGGCGAGGACGGCGAGCGCGGCGTGATCGTCAACACCGCTTCGGTGGCCGCCTACGAGGGCCAGATCGGCCAGGCCGCATATTCGGCGTCCAAGGGCGGCGTGGTCGGCATGACCCTGCCGATGGCGCGCGAGCTGTCGCGCTTCGGCATCCGGGTGATGACCGTGGCCCCGGGCATTTTCTGGACGCCGATGGTCGACGGCATGCCCGAGTCGGTGCAGCAATCGCTCAGCGCCTCCATCCCCTTCCCTTCGCGCCTGGGCCGCCCGGAAGAGTTCGCCGACCTGGTCGCCTACATCCTGGGCAACCGCTACCTCAACGGCGAAACCATCCGCCTGGACGGCGCCACCCGCCTGGCGCCGAAGTAA
- a CDS encoding sensor domain-containing protein has protein sequence MSQRRPEVAAPATPDAPAAPDAAATLAALDLAGHDSSLSDATRALLRQAAEALRASSVDADTAHTRYRAVFDAVPDPVSILDEEGTVLDLNKAGMAAYRRPRDQIVGQPIHVLNPELPHDHLKPVWETLNRGETYVIEVTNMRGDGTRFPVEVHSAGFLHDGRRCIVAVARDLSGRRDAELRYRELMETIDRGIVVHDPDFRVIYANGAAMRIMGMGQHQSADEEMRADRWMVIDEHGRELNQKEFPAQRALDTGKRVESVVLGLYHRERRNLVWLSVTSLPQFPAGGDRPHQVLSMFTDVTAIKRDAALFDRAQSLAHIGGWEWEAGPDQLYLTDEARRILDHEPAPANMGAMLDCLVPGDRQRLRDALDHAIAFGRNLDLELQGVRANGSGFWVRAIAQAEAADALNARLIGTLQDITERKRDEENLRIQARSDPLTGLLNRDAVLSELESRLDDPARSAVAVLYIDLDRFKVVNDVLGHAAGDRLLASAARRIQRAVGHEGLIARFGGDEFLVVCATGNDPARPERLADAILEIFGDSFRLDGEEFSITASIGIAQAPIDGVRPQQLIQSADVAMYDSKRRGRNGWQTFTPELAEQQLHRLQLETHLRRAVHNDEFHLVYQPQVDLARGSVVAVEALIRWRNHSLGEMRPDRFIDHAETTGDIVGIGGWVLKEACRQLRRWHERGLHVQRVAVNVSYRQFLGEDLASSVAAALAESGLPGSALELEFTERVLIEDVPDTMRTFHALREMGVMLTIDDFGEGYSALNYLRRLPIHGLKLSQLFVQGVPDNQSDVAVCQAVTGIARSLGLGLVAEGVESERQRAFLLKLGVEVGQGFLFAPGLRPDELQQYYRSPVAAPPA, from the coding sequence ATGAGCCAGCGCCGGCCCGAGGTCGCCGCCCCCGCAACGCCGGATGCTCCGGCCGCGCCGGACGCCGCCGCGACCCTGGCCGCGCTGGACCTGGCCGGGCACGACAGCTCGCTGTCCGACGCCACCCGCGCCCTGCTGCGCCAGGCCGCCGAGGCGCTGCGCGCCAGCAGCGTGGACGCCGACACCGCGCACACCCGCTACCGCGCGGTGTTCGACGCGGTGCCCGACCCGGTCAGCATCCTGGACGAAGAAGGCACGGTGCTGGACCTCAACAAGGCCGGCATGGCCGCCTACCGGCGCCCGCGCGACCAGATCGTCGGCCAGCCCATCCACGTGCTCAACCCGGAACTGCCGCACGATCACCTCAAGCCGGTGTGGGAAACGCTGAACCGCGGCGAGACCTACGTCATCGAAGTCACCAACATGCGCGGCGACGGCACCCGTTTCCCGGTGGAGGTGCATTCGGCCGGCTTCCTGCACGACGGCCGCCGCTGCATCGTGGCCGTGGCCCGCGACCTCAGCGGCCGCCGCGACGCCGAGCTGCGCTACCGCGAGCTGATGGAAACCATCGACCGCGGCATCGTGGTGCACGATCCGGATTTCCGCGTGATCTACGCCAACGGCGCGGCCATGCGCATCATGGGCATGGGCCAGCACCAGAGCGCCGACGAGGAAATGCGCGCCGACCGCTGGATGGTGATCGACGAGCACGGCCGCGAACTGAACCAGAAGGAGTTCCCCGCCCAGCGCGCGCTGGACACCGGCAAGCGCGTGGAAAGCGTGGTGCTGGGCCTGTACCACCGCGAGCGCCGCAACCTGGTGTGGCTGTCGGTGACCTCGCTGCCGCAGTTCCCGGCCGGCGGCGACCGCCCGCACCAGGTGCTGTCGATGTTCACCGACGTCACCGCGATCAAGCGCGACGCCGCGCTGTTCGACCGCGCCCAATCGCTGGCCCACATCGGCGGCTGGGAATGGGAAGCCGGCCCGGACCAGCTTTACCTGACCGACGAAGCGCGCCGCATCCTCGATCACGAACCCGCGCCGGCCAACATGGGCGCGATGCTGGACTGCCTGGTGCCCGGCGACCGCCAGCGCCTGCGCGACGCGCTCGACCACGCCATCGCCTTCGGCCGCAACCTGGATCTGGAGCTGCAGGGCGTGCGCGCCAACGGCAGCGGCTTCTGGGTGCGCGCCATCGCCCAGGCCGAGGCCGCCGACGCGCTCAACGCGCGCCTGATCGGCACCTTGCAGGACATCACCGAACGCAAGCGCGACGAGGAGAACCTGCGCATCCAGGCGCGCAGCGACCCGCTCACCGGCCTGCTCAACCGCGACGCGGTGCTGTCGGAACTGGAGAGCCGGCTGGACGATCCGGCGCGCAGCGCGGTGGCCGTGCTCTACATCGACCTGGACCGCTTCAAGGTGGTCAACGACGTGCTCGGCCACGCCGCCGGCGACCGCCTGCTGGCCTCGGCCGCGCGCCGCATCCAGCGCGCGGTGGGCCATGAGGGCCTGATCGCGCGCTTCGGCGGCGACGAGTTCCTGGTGGTCTGCGCCACCGGCAACGACCCGGCCCGGCCGGAGCGCCTGGCCGACGCGATCCTGGAAATCTTCGGCGACAGCTTCCGCCTGGACGGCGAGGAATTCAGCATCACCGCCAGCATCGGCATCGCCCAGGCCCCGATCGACGGCGTGCGCCCGCAGCAGCTGATCCAGAGCGCGGACGTGGCCATGTACGACAGCAAGCGCCGCGGCCGCAACGGCTGGCAGACCTTCACCCCGGAGCTGGCCGAGCAGCAGCTGCACCGCCTGCAGCTGGAAACCCACCTGCGCCGCGCCGTGCACAACGACGAGTTCCACCTGGTCTACCAGCCGCAGGTGGACCTGGCGCGCGGTTCGGTGGTGGCGGTGGAAGCGCTGATCCGCTGGCGCAACCATTCCCTGGGCGAGATGCGCCCGGACCGCTTCATCGACCACGCCGAGACCACCGGCGACATCGTCGGCATCGGCGGCTGGGTGCTGAAGGAAGCCTGCCGCCAGCTGCGCCGCTGGCACGAGCGCGGCCTGCACGTGCAGCGCGTGGCGGTCAACGTGTCCTACCGCCAGTTCCTGGGCGAGGACCTGGCCAGCTCGGTGGCCGCGGCCCTGGCCGAATCCGGCCTGCCCGGCAGCGCGCTGGAACTGGAATTCACCGAGCGCGTGCTGATCGAGGACGTGCCCGACACCATGCGCACCTTCCACGCCCTGCGCGAGATGGGCGTGATGCTGACCATCGACGACTTCGGCGAGGGCTACAGCGCGCTCAACTACCTGCGCCGCCTGCCCATCCACGGCCTCAAGCTCAGCCAGCTGTTCGTGCAGGGCGTGCCCGACAACCAGTCCGACGTGGCCGTGTGCCAGGCGGTGACCGGCATCGCCCGCAGCCTGGGCCTGGGTCTGGTCGCCGAGGGCGTGGAGTCCGAGCGCCAGCGCGCGTTCCTGCTCAAGCTGGGCGTGGAGGTCGGCCAGGGCTTCCTGTTCGCCCCCGGCCTGCGCCCGGACGAGCTGCAGCAGTACTACCGCTCCCCGGTGGCCGCCCCGCCGGCCTGA